One Silene latifolia isolate original U9 population unplaced genomic scaffold, ASM4854445v1 scaffold_264, whole genome shotgun sequence DNA segment encodes these proteins:
- the LOC141639048 gene encoding protein FAR1-RELATED SEQUENCE 5-like has product MFDMRASWIPAYFRNLFLGGLMWTTSRSESENSFFGNFMNPNLTLVEFLMIFESAMDAQRWEQSKLIVDSKKSFPSLKTPHPLEKHASVFYTPVIFSEFQVEWNAACFTCGVKFLGVNTSDNIPIHDREINKVYYVGFILDGVKLSCSCKKFERHGILCRHVLYVLKEQEFEKVPNHYLLSRWSKLVLCQPLCGNLPETLNEDCSALEVQKIKLGNLWFELFSCVTIAEQKPECIDELMDLLKGFKDKMILESSPSECSSGVTCEKSRNKNKELEMLLGTKIPTEVTVLNPIQSKTKGSGKRLVSQKDKAVQEHKKAPRKCNACGELGFHDSRNCPGRA; this is encoded by the coding sequence ATGTTTGACATGAGAGCTTCCTGGATCCCAGCATATTTCAGAAATTTGTTTTTAGGTGGACTAATGTGGACCACATCTAGATCTGAGTCCGAAAATAGCTTTTTCGGAAATTTCATGAATCCAAACTTAACTTTGGTGGAGTTTCTTATGATATTTGAAAGTGCTATGGACGCTCAAAGATGGGAACAGTCCAAATTAATTGTCGATTCAAAAAAATCTTTCCCTAGTCTAAAAACACCTCACCCTTTGGAGAAGCACGCTTCTGTGTTTTACACTCCGGTCATATTTTCTGAATTTCAGGTCGAGTGGAACGCTGCCTGTTTTACTTGTGGGGTTAAATTTTTAGGGGTTAATACATCAGACAACATTCCCATCCATGATCGTGAGATAAATAAGGTATATTATGTTGGATTTATTCTTGATGGAGTGAAGTTAAGCTGCTCATGCAAAAAATTTGAGAGGCATGGTATCCTGTGCCGACATGTTCTCTATGTGTTGAAGGAACAAGAATTTGAGAAAGTTCCCAACCATTATTTGCTAAGTAGATGGAGCAAATTGGTTCTATGTCAGCCACTTTGTGGTAATTTGCCTGAGACCTTGAATGAAGATTGCAGTGCTTTAGAGGTTCAGAAAATCAAGCTTGGCAACCTATGGTTTGAATTATTCTCCTGTGTGACAATAGCAGAACAGAAGCCGGAGTGTATCGATGAGTTAATGGACCTACTTAAAGGTTTCAAGGACAAGATGATCTTAGAAAGTAGCCCGTCTGAATGTAGTAGTGGTGTCACATGTGAAAAGTccagaaacaaaaataaagagctTGAAATGTTGTTAGGTACAAAGATACCGACTGAAGTTACGGTTTTAAATCCTATACAATCAAAGACTAAGGGGTCTGGAAAACGACTTGTATCCCAAAAGGATAAAGCTGTGCAAGAACATAAGAAAGCGCCGAGAAAATGTAATGCTTGTGGTGAATTGGGATTCCATGATAGTCGGAATTGCCCCGGGAGAGCATGA